A region from the Achromobacter seleniivolatilans genome encodes:
- a CDS encoding Bug family tripartite tricarboxylate transporter substrate binding protein: MNKRSFLATACTLIATAGLPLAGAQAQGAYPDKPIRVIMPWAAGGPTDVVGRVVAVQMGEILGQPLVIETRAGASGTIGAAQVAKAPADGYTLLMNPSVQGIYPAQFKSLSFDPIKDFHMVGVLGTVPMVAVVPPTSKFKTFAELIQHARAQPGTLTFASPGVATLPHLAGELINTSTKASISHVGYRGSSPALTDVAGGHVDLMYAPLAPALPLIQSGKVVPLAVTTKTRLADLPNVPTIAETVLPDFDIVTWYGMWVPKDTPEPIIAKLNKAMVEASKSPKVVEALKSQGTLPSTMSYQEAEAFNLAESARWIKVMKDANIQPE, encoded by the coding sequence ATGAACAAACGCAGCTTTCTTGCCACGGCATGCACATTGATCGCCACCGCCGGCCTGCCGCTGGCTGGCGCGCAAGCACAAGGCGCCTATCCCGACAAACCGATACGCGTCATCATGCCGTGGGCCGCAGGCGGTCCGACGGACGTAGTGGGGCGTGTCGTTGCCGTGCAAATGGGTGAAATCCTGGGCCAGCCGCTGGTCATCGAAACCCGTGCAGGCGCCAGTGGCACGATCGGCGCGGCACAGGTAGCCAAGGCTCCCGCCGACGGCTACACGCTGCTGATGAACCCTTCCGTGCAGGGCATCTATCCCGCTCAGTTCAAAAGCCTGAGCTTTGACCCGATCAAAGACTTCCACATGGTGGGCGTGTTGGGCACGGTGCCAATGGTGGCCGTCGTCCCGCCCACATCCAAGTTCAAGACCTTTGCTGAATTGATTCAGCACGCCCGCGCGCAACCCGGCACGTTGACCTTCGCCTCGCCCGGGGTCGCCACCCTGCCGCACCTGGCCGGAGAACTGATCAATACGTCCACCAAGGCTTCAATCTCGCACGTTGGATACCGTGGCAGCAGCCCGGCCCTGACGGACGTTGCGGGTGGCCACGTGGACTTGATGTACGCCCCGCTGGCGCCCGCCCTTCCGCTGATTCAAAGCGGCAAGGTTGTCCCGCTGGCCGTCACCACCAAGACTCGCCTGGCCGATTTGCCCAACGTACCTACCATCGCGGAAACCGTGCTCCCTGACTTCGATATCGTCACTTGGTACGGGATGTGGGTACCCAAGGACACGCCCGAACCCATCATCGCCAAGCTCAACAAAGCCATGGTCGAGGCGTCGAAATCGCCCAAGGTCGTAGAGGCCCTGAAGTCGCAAGGCACGCTGCCCAGCACCATGAGCTACCAGGAAGCTGAAGCCTTCAATCTGGCCGAAAGCGCGCGCTGGATCAAGGTCATGAAGGACGCCAACATTCAGCCTGAATAA
- a CDS encoding ComEA family DNA-binding protein yields MNPFLTFPASRMTPCTSGRGTRWPRTAARSRRGKRLLRLALGALLVSTGLGFAAPSALALNVNEATAQQLESIRGIGPRTAEIIVSERERGGKFQSLDDFAERVRGIGQKKAQALEAAGLQVGAGAAAGSGTKGGAAAAVTASPAAAGASGAKPAPAKPAPAARPRP; encoded by the coding sequence ATGAATCCTTTTCTGACTTTTCCTGCCTCGCGGATGACGCCTTGCACTTCTGGGCGCGGAACCCGTTGGCCGCGGACGGCTGCCCGTAGCCGGCGTGGGAAACGCCTGCTACGGCTTGCGCTAGGCGCGTTGCTGGTAAGCACGGGCCTGGGTTTTGCAGCGCCATCGGCCCTGGCTTTGAATGTCAACGAGGCCACCGCGCAGCAGTTGGAAAGTATCCGGGGCATAGGCCCGCGTACGGCGGAGATCATCGTTAGCGAGCGTGAGCGCGGCGGTAAATTCCAGTCCCTGGATGACTTTGCCGAACGCGTGCGAGGCATCGGGCAGAAAAAGGCGCAGGCCTTAGAGGCCGCGGGTTTACAGGTGGGAGCTGGGGCGGCAGCCGGTTCCGGCACAAAGGGCGGGGCCGCGGCGGCGGTTACGGCCAGCCCTGCCGCGGCAGGCGCATCCGGGGCCAAGCCTGCTCCGGCTAAACCAGCCCCTGCCGCTCGCCCACGGCCCTGA
- a CDS encoding IclR family transcriptional regulator, with amino-acid sequence MDVKTAARVLDVLNLFAEEQKPLLYSEIAAQMQIPLSSCHGLLKTMVARGYLYEIGKKHGYYPTQKLIHVATLICRSDPLNAVIEPVLERVRDLTGETALLAKLADDKVVYLIVAESKQTIRFSHQPGGFKAVHATSSGKALLSVLLPEERQKWFKAYSGFAPFTDSTITTRDAFDRDLQEGVARGWQRSVGENVEDVMSVSLGFRAYEQPFAIVVAGPLGRMLKNEATTGKQLEEVKALLHAALPSANLTFVGEDSR; translated from the coding sequence ATGGATGTGAAAACAGCTGCTCGAGTTCTGGATGTGCTGAACCTCTTTGCCGAGGAGCAGAAGCCATTGCTGTACAGCGAAATCGCCGCCCAGATGCAGATCCCGCTGTCCAGTTGCCATGGCCTGCTTAAAACCATGGTGGCTCGCGGTTATCTCTATGAAATCGGCAAGAAGCACGGCTATTACCCCACCCAAAAGCTGATTCATGTTGCGACGCTTATTTGTCGCAGCGACCCGTTAAATGCCGTTATCGAACCCGTGCTGGAAAGGGTTCGCGATCTGACCGGAGAAACCGCTTTGCTGGCCAAGCTGGCGGATGACAAGGTCGTTTACCTGATCGTTGCCGAATCCAAACAGACGATCCGGTTCTCACATCAACCGGGCGGATTCAAGGCGGTACACGCCACCAGTTCCGGCAAAGCGCTGCTGTCCGTGCTGCTGCCGGAAGAACGCCAGAAATGGTTCAAGGCCTATAGCGGATTCGCCCCGTTCACAGACAGCACCATCACCACCCGCGACGCATTCGACCGCGACTTGCAGGAAGGGGTTGCGCGCGGCTGGCAGCGTTCGGTGGGCGAAAACGTTGAAGACGTGATGTCCGTATCCCTCGGGTTCCGGGCCTATGAACAACCCTTTGCCATCGTGGTGGCCGGCCCTCTGGGACGCATGCTCAAAAACGAAGCCACCACTGGAAAACAACTGGAAGAGGTCAAGGCGCTGCTGCATGCGGCCCTGCCCTCGGCCAACCTCACTTTTGTTGGAGAAGACAGTAGATGA
- the cysM gene encoding cysteine synthase CysM has translation MTTTYPTIEQTVGNTPLVRLQRIPGAAGAARGNVILAKLEGNNPAGSVKDRPALSMIKHAEERGDIKPGDTLIEATSGNTGIALAMAAAMKGYRMILIMPDNLSVERRAAMAAYGAELILTPADKGGMEYARDLATEMQADGRGVVLDQFANPDNPRAHVETTGPELWNQTDGRITHFVSAMGTTGTIMGVSTYLKSRNPAVQVVGAQPAEGSQIPGIRKWPEAYLPKIFDRSRVDAYESIEQSEAEVMARRLAAEEGIFGGISSAGALVAALRVAERVNDATIVFIVCDRGDRYLSTGVFN, from the coding sequence ATGACTACTACCTACCCCACTATCGAGCAAACCGTCGGCAATACGCCGTTGGTGCGTCTGCAGCGTATTCCCGGTGCCGCGGGCGCCGCGCGTGGCAACGTCATCCTGGCCAAGCTGGAAGGCAACAACCCCGCAGGCTCCGTCAAGGATCGTCCGGCGTTGTCGATGATCAAACACGCGGAAGAGCGTGGCGACATCAAGCCGGGCGATACGCTTATTGAAGCAACCAGCGGCAACACCGGCATCGCGCTGGCCATGGCGGCCGCGATGAAGGGCTACCGCATGATCCTGATCATGCCGGACAACCTGTCCGTGGAACGCCGTGCAGCAATGGCGGCCTATGGCGCCGAACTCATCCTGACGCCGGCAGACAAGGGCGGCATGGAATATGCCCGCGATCTCGCCACCGAAATGCAGGCCGATGGCAGGGGCGTGGTGCTGGACCAGTTCGCCAATCCCGATAATCCGCGCGCGCACGTCGAAACAACTGGGCCTGAACTCTGGAACCAGACGGACGGGCGTATCACGCATTTTGTCAGCGCCATGGGTACGACAGGCACGATCATGGGCGTGTCGACCTACCTGAAATCGCGCAACCCCGCGGTACAGGTGGTGGGCGCGCAGCCGGCCGAAGGCTCGCAGATTCCCGGCATCCGCAAGTGGCCGGAAGCTTATTTACCCAAGATTTTTGACCGCAGCCGCGTTGATGCCTACGAATCCATCGAACAGTCGGAAGCCGAAGTCATGGCGCGCCGCCTGGCGGCGGAAGAGGGCATCTTCGGTGGCATTTCGTCGGCGGGTGCGTTGGTGGCTGCCCTGCGCGTGGCCGAGCGCGTCAACGACGCAACCATCGTATTTATTGTTTGCGACCGTGGTGACCGTTATTTGTCGACGGGCGTTTTCAACTGA